The following coding sequences are from one Verrucosispora sp. WMMD573 window:
- a CDS encoding amino acid ABC transporter permease, protein MHVFTDPENFDAYLSGFLWILKLTGASAVCALVIGVLLAAMRVSPVPVLRGFGAAWVNIFRNTPLTLVIFFCYFGLYSTLGLSLAQDLDLNRYWLGVIGLSTYTAAFVCEAVRSGINTVPTGQAEAARAIGLSFAQTLRIVVLPQAARSVIAPFGSILIALCKNATIVGTIGLLESSNVMKDLINFNGDAVIVIFLVFAGTFAALLIPTGYFFGWLANRLAVKR, encoded by the coding sequence ATGCACGTATTCACTGATCCGGAGAACTTCGACGCGTACCTGTCGGGTTTCCTCTGGATCCTCAAGCTGACCGGCGCGTCCGCGGTCTGCGCGCTGGTCATCGGCGTGCTGCTGGCCGCGATGCGGGTCTCCCCCGTTCCCGTGCTGCGCGGCTTCGGCGCGGCCTGGGTCAACATTTTCCGCAACACCCCGCTGACGCTCGTCATCTTCTTCTGCTACTTCGGCCTGTACTCGACCCTCGGGCTGAGCCTGGCGCAGGACCTCGACCTGAACCGCTACTGGCTCGGGGTGATCGGCCTGTCGACCTACACCGCCGCCTTCGTCTGCGAGGCGGTGCGCTCGGGCATCAACACCGTGCCCACCGGCCAGGCCGAGGCCGCCCGCGCGATCGGGCTCTCCTTCGCCCAGACCCTGCGGATCGTGGTGCTGCCGCAGGCGGCACGGTCGGTGATCGCGCCCTTCGGCAGCATCCTGATCGCGCTCTGCAAGAACGCCACGATCGTCGGCACCATCGGGCTGCTGGAGTCCTCGAACGTGATGAAGGACCTGATCAACTTCAACGGTGACGCCGTCATCGTGATCTTCCTGGTCTTCGCCGGCACGTTCGCCGCACTGCTCATCCCCACCGGCTACTTCTTCGGCTGGCTGGCCAACCGTCTGGCGGTGAAGCGCTGA
- the selD gene encoding selenide, water dikinase SelD, which yields MTEPVRLTRYARGGGCACKIPPGELEAMVAGLGPPAGTADLLVGLDHGDDAAVVRLDERTGLVTTADFFTPVVDDAYDWGRIAATNALSDVYAMGGSPLVALNLLCWPREVLPLELAREVLRGGLDVARAAGCHLAGGHSVDDDGPKYGLAVTGLVRPEELITLDAGRAGLPLSLTKPLGVGVLNTRHKNTGESFPAAVAAMTTLNRDAARAAVAAGVRCGTDVTGFGLLGHASKLARASRLTVAIDTARVPYLAGAREAVRDGYVSGGSRRNLEWVTPWTDFGAAAEQDALLLADAQTSGGLLIAGEISGAPVIGELLPSGEHRVILR from the coding sequence ATGACCGAGCCCGTGCGGCTGACCCGGTACGCCCGTGGCGGCGGGTGCGCCTGCAAGATCCCGCCCGGTGAGCTGGAAGCGATGGTCGCCGGCCTCGGCCCGCCGGCCGGCACCGCCGACCTGCTGGTCGGGCTCGACCATGGCGACGACGCCGCGGTGGTCCGGCTGGACGAGCGCACCGGCCTGGTGACCACTGCGGACTTCTTCACCCCGGTCGTCGACGACGCGTACGACTGGGGTCGGATCGCCGCGACCAACGCCCTGTCCGACGTGTACGCCATGGGCGGCAGCCCGCTGGTCGCGCTCAACCTGCTCTGCTGGCCTCGCGAGGTGCTGCCGCTGGAACTGGCCCGCGAGGTGCTGCGTGGCGGCCTGGACGTGGCCCGCGCGGCAGGCTGTCATCTGGCCGGCGGGCACAGCGTCGACGACGACGGCCCGAAGTACGGTCTGGCCGTCACCGGGCTGGTCCGGCCCGAAGAGTTGATCACCCTGGACGCCGGGCGGGCCGGCCTGCCGCTGTCGCTCACCAAGCCGCTCGGCGTCGGCGTGCTCAACACCCGCCACAAGAACACCGGCGAAAGCTTCCCGGCGGCGGTGGCGGCGATGACCACCCTGAACCGGGACGCCGCGCGGGCGGCCGTGGCGGCCGGCGTGCGCTGCGGCACCGACGTGACCGGATTCGGACTGCTCGGGCACGCCTCGAAGCTGGCCCGGGCGAGCCGGCTGACGGTGGCGATCGACACCGCCCGGGTGCCGTACCTGGCCGGTGCCCGCGAGGCGGTCCGGGACGGGTACGTCAGCGGTGGTTCCCGCCGCAACCTGGAGTGGGTGACCCCGTGGACGGACTTCGGCGCGGCGGCTGAGCAGGACGCGCTGTTGCTGGCCGACGCGCAGACCTCGGGCGGGCTGCTGATCGCCGGAGAGATATCAGGCGCCCCGGTGATCGGTGAACTGCTGCCCTCCGGCGAACACCGGGTCATCCTGCGCTGA
- the rny gene encoding ribonuclease Y, which yields MSAFDVVILVAVLVLTLVVLGAVLFGVRLMRGFMSRPAAEDPAYVAEKDRQEQSLAALRTAADEANSTIDVAKSAAAAARAEAAAARAEAKAARAEARRVLDDARAEADTVLERAHKQAEADAEQLRTAARRSGEREVAVLAATTREQAAEVERRATRMDERERLHTEEVERLAERERQLTAANAALAAREAALVEREADLAEVENQRRRELERVAGLTADAARAELVEAIEGQAKREAALLVRDIESDARSTAEQRARHIVVDAIQRVASEQTAESVVSVLHLPGDEMKGRIIGREGRNIRAFESVTGVNLIIDDTPEAVLLSCFDPVRREVGRLTLEKLVLDGRIHPHRIEEVHELARQEVDQLCHRAAEDALVEVGITEIHPELVTLLGRLRYRTSYGQNVLKHLVETAHIAGIMAAELRLDVPLIKRSAFLHDIGKALTHEVEGSHALIGADVARKYGESEDVVHAIEAHHNEVPPQTVEAVLTQASDACSGGRPGARRESLEAYVKRLERIEEIAAGKVGVEKVFAMQAGREIRVMVKPDDVDDIGAAVLARDVAKQVEEELTYPGQIRVTVVRESRVTEIAR from the coding sequence CATGTCGCGTCCGGCGGCGGAGGATCCGGCGTACGTCGCGGAGAAGGATCGACAGGAACAGTCGCTGGCCGCGCTGCGTACGGCCGCCGACGAGGCGAACAGCACCATCGACGTGGCGAAGTCCGCGGCGGCGGCGGCCCGCGCCGAGGCGGCGGCGGCCAGGGCCGAGGCGAAGGCCGCCCGGGCGGAGGCGCGTCGGGTGCTCGACGACGCCCGTGCCGAGGCGGACACGGTGCTGGAACGGGCGCACAAGCAGGCCGAGGCGGACGCCGAGCAGTTGCGCACGGCGGCCCGGCGTAGTGGTGAGCGGGAGGTGGCGGTGCTGGCCGCGACCACTCGGGAGCAGGCCGCCGAGGTGGAGCGGCGGGCGACCCGGATGGACGAGCGGGAGCGGCTGCACACCGAGGAGGTGGAGCGGCTCGCGGAGCGGGAACGCCAGCTCACCGCGGCCAACGCGGCGCTGGCGGCCCGTGAGGCGGCGTTGGTCGAGCGGGAGGCCGATCTCGCCGAGGTGGAGAACCAGCGACGACGTGAGTTGGAGCGGGTCGCCGGGTTGACCGCCGACGCCGCCCGGGCCGAGTTGGTCGAGGCGATCGAGGGTCAGGCGAAGCGGGAGGCCGCGCTGCTGGTCCGGGACATCGAGTCCGACGCGAGGTCGACCGCCGAGCAGCGGGCCCGGCACATCGTGGTCGACGCCATCCAGCGGGTGGCCAGCGAGCAGACCGCCGAGAGCGTGGTCAGCGTGTTGCACCTGCCGGGCGACGAGATGAAGGGTCGGATCATCGGCCGGGAGGGCCGTAACATCCGGGCCTTCGAGTCGGTCACCGGGGTGAACCTGATCATCGACGACACTCCCGAGGCGGTGCTGCTGTCCTGCTTCGATCCGGTCCGCCGGGAGGTGGGCCGGTTGACGCTGGAGAAGCTGGTGCTGGACGGCCGGATTCATCCGCACCGCATCGAGGAGGTGCACGAGCTGGCCCGCCAGGAGGTCGACCAGCTCTGCCACCGGGCCGCCGAGGACGCCCTGGTGGAGGTCGGCATCACCGAGATCCACCCGGAGCTGGTCACCCTGCTGGGCCGGTTGCGCTACCGCACGTCGTACGGGCAGAACGTGCTCAAGCATCTGGTGGAGACCGCGCACATCGCGGGGATCATGGCGGCCGAGCTGCGGCTGGACGTGCCGTTGATCAAGCGGTCGGCGTTCCTGCACGACATCGGCAAGGCGCTCACCCACGAGGTGGAGGGCAGCCACGCCCTCATCGGCGCGGACGTGGCCCGCAAGTACGGGGAGAGCGAGGACGTGGTGCACGCCATCGAGGCGCACCACAACGAGGTGCCGCCGCAGACCGTGGAGGCGGTGCTGACCCAGGCTTCGGACGCCTGCTCGGGCGGGCGGCCGGGAGCGCGGCGGGAGAGCCTGGAGGCGTACGTCAAGCGGCTGGAACGGATCGAGGAGATCGCCGCCGGCAAGGTCGGGGTGGAGAAGGTCTTCGCGATGCAGGCGGGCCGCGAGATCCGGGTGATGGTCAAGCCCGACGACGTCGACGACATCGGTGCGGCGGTGCTGGCCCGGGACGTGGCCAAGCAGGTCGAGGAGGAGTTGACCTATCCGGGTCAGATCCGGGTGACGGTGGTCCGCGAGTCCCGGGTGACCGAGATCGCCCGTTAG
- a CDS encoding DUF349 domain-containing protein: MSDWTAFGRVDADGTVYVKTAEGERVVGSWQAGAPEEGLAHFARRFADLVTEVDLTEARLNSGAADANHSLATIRRIRASLAEAHVVGDIDALATRLDKLATVAEEKAGEARAAKEAARVEALARKTALVEEAEKLAAESTGWKTAGDRLKEILDEWKAIRGVDKKTDGELWKRFAAARDGFTRRRGAHFASLDAQRKQAQTVKEELVAEAEKVAESTDWAATANHLKNLMTQWKAAPRASKEAEQKLWERFRAAQDAFFSRRSEVFSARDNEQRANLERKQALLAEAEALDVDGDPKGAQAKLREIQAQWHEAGRVPREAAAGLERRLRAVDEKVREVMDSAWRRTSREDNPLLAQMRAQVAEAEERLARAQAAGDTRRIKEAEQALESKRQFLKLAEQSS; the protein is encoded by the coding sequence ATGAGCGACTGGACTGCCTTCGGACGGGTGGACGCGGACGGCACCGTTTACGTCAAGACCGCCGAGGGCGAGCGGGTGGTCGGATCCTGGCAGGCGGGAGCACCTGAGGAGGGGCTGGCACACTTCGCACGCCGCTTCGCCGACCTGGTGACCGAGGTGGACCTGACCGAGGCCCGGCTGAACTCCGGTGCGGCGGACGCCAACCACTCGCTCGCCACCATCCGACGGATCCGTGCCTCCCTCGCCGAGGCTCACGTCGTTGGAGACATCGACGCCCTGGCGACCCGGCTCGACAAGCTCGCCACCGTGGCCGAGGAGAAGGCCGGTGAGGCCCGGGCGGCGAAGGAGGCCGCCCGCGTCGAGGCCCTCGCCCGCAAGACCGCCCTGGTGGAGGAGGCGGAGAAGCTTGCCGCCGAGTCGACCGGCTGGAAGACCGCCGGGGACCGACTCAAGGAGATCCTCGACGAGTGGAAGGCCATCCGGGGAGTCGACAAGAAAACCGACGGCGAGCTGTGGAAGCGGTTCGCCGCCGCGCGGGACGGCTTCACCCGCCGCCGGGGCGCCCACTTCGCCTCCCTGGACGCCCAGCGCAAGCAGGCCCAGACGGTCAAGGAGGAGCTGGTCGCCGAGGCCGAGAAGGTCGCCGAGTCGACCGACTGGGCGGCGACGGCCAACCATCTCAAGAACCTGATGACGCAGTGGAAGGCCGCGCCGCGCGCGTCGAAGGAGGCCGAGCAGAAGCTCTGGGAGCGGTTCCGGGCCGCCCAGGACGCCTTCTTCAGCCGGCGCAGTGAGGTCTTCTCCGCCCGGGACAACGAGCAGCGTGCCAACCTGGAGCGCAAGCAGGCGCTGCTGGCCGAGGCCGAGGCGCTCGACGTGGACGGCGACCCGAAGGGCGCCCAGGCGAAGCTGCGGGAGATCCAGGCGCAGTGGCACGAGGCCGGGCGGGTGCCGCGGGAGGCGGCCGCCGGGCTGGAGCGCCGGCTGCGCGCGGTCGACGAGAAGGTCCGCGAGGTGATGGACTCTGCCTGGCGGCGCACCAGCCGGGAGGACAATCCGCTGCTCGCCCAGATGCGCGCGCAGGTCGCGGAGGCGGAGGAGCGGCTGGCCCGGGCGCAGGCCGCGGGCGACACCCGGCGGATCAAGGAGGCCGAGCAGGCGCTGGAGTCCAAACGCCAGTTCCTCAAGCTGGCTGAACAGTCGAGCTGA
- a CDS encoding cellulose binding domain-containing protein: MRTARRRTTLLATTASATAALLAAGVLTAVTAHAAAGCQVNYSVAGEWPGGFTGNVVVTNLGDPISGWTLRWSYSAGQQVVSPWNATISQSGSQVTATNVAYNGDIPTNGNVSFGFNGSWNNSSNPAPTSFTLNGVTCTGGVTPTTPGGTTPPPTTAPPTTPPPGPVPTGLVGWATQNGGTTGGGNASSTTVTSESALRSAVSSSSAAVIRVSGTISCSGMLSVGSNKSILGVGSSATISGCGFNINGSRNVIIRNINFRNWNDDAINVQESATNVWVDHNSFTNGYDGAVDIKRGSDYITVSWNRIFNHDKSMLLGHSDNNSSQDRGHLRVTYHHNWFDGSGSRHPRVRFGNPVHVFNNYYYNNDYGVASTMGAGVLVEGNYFESVDDPTLVGYASSGPGTLVQRNNHFVNSGSPQSSGSVASIPYSYSLTSASQVKSVVTNGAGTGKIGL, translated from the coding sequence ATGCGCACCGCACGGCGTCGTACGACGCTGCTCGCCACCACCGCCTCGGCTACCGCCGCACTGCTCGCCGCCGGGGTACTCACCGCCGTCACCGCCCACGCCGCGGCCGGCTGCCAGGTTAACTACTCGGTCGCCGGCGAGTGGCCGGGCGGCTTCACCGGCAACGTCGTCGTCACCAATCTCGGCGACCCCATCTCCGGCTGGACCCTGCGCTGGTCGTACAGCGCCGGGCAGCAGGTCGTCAGCCCCTGGAACGCGACGATCTCGCAAAGCGGGAGCCAGGTGACCGCCACCAATGTCGCCTACAACGGCGACATCCCCACCAACGGGAACGTCTCGTTCGGGTTCAACGGCTCCTGGAACAACTCCAGCAACCCGGCCCCGACGAGCTTCACCCTCAACGGTGTGACCTGCACCGGCGGCGTCACGCCGACCACCCCCGGCGGAACCACGCCGCCACCCACCACCGCGCCACCGACTACCCCGCCACCCGGCCCGGTACCGACGGGTCTGGTCGGCTGGGCCACCCAGAACGGTGGCACCACCGGCGGAGGTAACGCCTCCTCCACCACGGTCACCAGCGAGTCGGCGCTCCGTTCCGCAGTCAGTTCGTCAAGCGCTGCGGTTATCCGGGTCTCCGGCACGATCAGCTGCTCCGGCATGCTGAGCGTGGGCAGCAACAAGAGCATCCTCGGCGTCGGTTCGTCGGCCACGATCTCCGGCTGCGGCTTCAACATTAACGGCAGCCGTAACGTGATCATCCGCAATATCAACTTCCGCAACTGGAACGACGACGCCATCAACGTGCAGGAGTCGGCCACCAACGTCTGGGTGGACCACAACTCGTTCACCAACGGCTACGACGGCGCGGTGGACATCAAGCGCGGCTCCGACTACATCACGGTGTCTTGGAACCGGATCTTCAACCACGACAAGTCCATGCTGCTCGGTCACTCCGACAACAACAGCAGCCAGGACCGCGGCCACCTGCGGGTGACCTACCACCACAACTGGTTCGACGGTTCCGGTAGCCGGCACCCGCGGGTGCGCTTCGGTAACCCGGTCCACGTGTTCAACAACTACTACTACAACAACGACTACGGCGTCGCCTCAACCATGGGCGCCGGCGTGCTCGTCGAGGGCAACTACTTCGAGTCCGTCGACGACCCGACCCTGGTCGGGTACGCCTCGTCGGGCCCGGGGACGTTGGTCCAGCGCAACAACCACTTCGTCAACTCCGGCAGCCCGCAGTCGTCGGGCAGCGTGGCGAGCATCCCGTACTCGTACTCGCTGACCAGCGCCAGCCAGGTCAAGTCGGTCGTGACCAACGGCGCAGGCACCGGCAAGATCGGCCTGTAA
- a CDS encoding class III extradiol dioxygenase subunit B-like domain-containing protein, with protein sequence MPLVAAAVCPHPPLLVPEIAGAAASELDDLRTACDAAVSRLLDSAARTVLVIGAGDCSADLDFPFRGSFAPWGVPLEVRLGDHPDGLAGTDHLPLGLLVGAWLLDRQPAARTRGTDWRMTTVRADEPVETCADLGARLGPAQPWALLVMGDGSACRGEKAPGHADPRAEAYDGTVARALADADRDALLGLDAGLSTQLKVAGRAPWQVLAGAARAAGGPWRGELGYHAAPYGVGYLVANWERS encoded by the coding sequence GTGCCACTGGTCGCCGCCGCCGTCTGCCCCCACCCGCCACTGCTCGTCCCCGAGATCGCCGGCGCCGCCGCGTCCGAGCTGGACGACCTGCGTACCGCCTGCGACGCCGCCGTCTCCCGGCTGCTCGACTCGGCAGCGCGGACCGTCCTGGTGATCGGAGCCGGCGATTGCAGCGCCGACCTCGACTTCCCGTTCCGGGGCAGTTTCGCGCCATGGGGTGTGCCGCTGGAGGTGCGCCTCGGCGACCACCCCGACGGGCTGGCGGGCACCGACCACCTCCCACTCGGCCTGCTGGTCGGCGCCTGGCTGCTCGACCGGCAACCGGCGGCCAGGACCCGTGGCACGGACTGGCGGATGACGACGGTCCGGGCCGACGAACCGGTCGAGACCTGCGCCGATCTCGGTGCCCGGCTCGGCCCGGCCCAGCCGTGGGCGCTGCTGGTGATGGGCGACGGCTCGGCCTGCCGGGGGGAGAAGGCGCCCGGCCACGCCGATCCGCGCGCCGAGGCGTACGACGGGACTGTCGCGCGGGCCCTGGCCGACGCGGACCGCGACGCCCTGCTCGGCCTGGACGCCGGCCTGTCGACGCAGCTCAAGGTCGCGGGACGGGCCCCCTGGCAGGTGCTCGCCGGTGCCGCGCGGGCGGCGGGCGGCCCCTGGCGCGGCGAACTGGGCTATCACGCCGCGCCCTACGGGGTGGGCTACCTCGTGGCGAACTGGGAGCGGTCGTGA
- the miaB gene encoding tRNA (N6-isopentenyl adenosine(37)-C2)-methylthiotransferase MiaB produces MTTAAAGGPRTYQVRTYGCQMNVHDSERISGLLEQAGYVRAGEAEDTPDVVVFNTCAVRENADNRLYGNLGHLRPVKNRHPGMQIAVGGCLAQKDRGDIVRRAPWVDVVFGTHNIGSLPVLLERARHNAAAEVEILEALDVFPSTLPTRRESTYAGWVSISVGCNNTCTFCIVPSLRGKEKDRRPGDILSEVRALVDEGVLEVTLLGQNVNSYGVEFGDRYAFGKLLRACGEIDGLERVRFTSPHPKDFTDDVIAAMAETPNVCPSLHMPLQSGSDDVLRAMRRSYRSEKYLGIISKVRAAMPDAAITTDIIVGFPGETEADFERTLDVVREARFSSAFTFQYSKRPGTPAATMDGQLPKQVVQERYERLIACVEEITWAENKKLVGETVEVLVAVGEGRKDERTGRMSGRARDGRLVHFDVGSLAGAIRPGDLVGTTVTYAAPHHLNADGQPLSHRRTRAGDAVEAGRVPRTGGVPLGLPTVGVPPAAPPAESACVR; encoded by the coding sequence ATGACTACCGCAGCGGCGGGCGGCCCGCGCACCTACCAGGTGCGCACCTACGGCTGCCAGATGAACGTGCACGACTCCGAGCGCATCTCCGGTCTGCTTGAGCAGGCGGGGTACGTCCGTGCGGGCGAGGCCGAGGACACCCCCGACGTGGTGGTGTTCAACACCTGCGCGGTCCGCGAGAACGCGGACAACCGCCTCTACGGCAACCTCGGTCACCTGCGTCCGGTCAAGAACCGGCACCCGGGGATGCAGATCGCCGTCGGTGGCTGCCTGGCCCAGAAGGACCGGGGCGACATCGTCCGCCGGGCACCCTGGGTGGACGTGGTCTTCGGTACCCACAACATCGGTTCGCTGCCGGTGCTGCTGGAGCGGGCCCGGCACAACGCCGCCGCCGAGGTGGAGATCCTCGAAGCCCTCGACGTGTTCCCGTCGACGCTGCCGACCCGCCGCGAGTCGACGTACGCCGGCTGGGTGTCGATCTCGGTGGGCTGCAACAATACCTGCACCTTCTGCATCGTGCCGTCGCTGCGCGGCAAGGAGAAGGACCGCCGCCCCGGCGACATCCTCAGCGAGGTACGCGCACTCGTCGACGAGGGCGTGCTGGAGGTGACCCTGCTCGGGCAGAACGTCAACTCCTACGGCGTCGAGTTCGGCGACCGGTACGCGTTCGGGAAGCTGCTGCGCGCCTGCGGCGAGATCGACGGGCTGGAGCGGGTCCGGTTCACCAGCCCGCACCCGAAGGACTTCACCGACGACGTGATCGCGGCGATGGCCGAGACGCCCAACGTCTGCCCCTCGCTGCACATGCCGTTGCAGTCCGGCTCGGACGACGTGCTGCGCGCGATGCGCCGGTCGTACCGGTCGGAGAAATACCTGGGGATCATCTCCAAGGTCCGCGCGGCGATGCCCGACGCGGCGATCACCACCGACATCATCGTCGGCTTCCCCGGCGAGACCGAGGCGGACTTCGAGCGCACCCTGGACGTGGTCCGCGAGGCGCGCTTCTCCTCAGCCTTCACCTTCCAGTACTCCAAGCGGCCCGGCACGCCGGCCGCGACGATGGACGGTCAGTTGCCCAAGCAGGTCGTGCAGGAGCGGTACGAGCGGCTGATCGCCTGCGTGGAAGAGATCACCTGGGCGGAGAACAAGAAGCTCGTCGGCGAGACGGTGGAGGTGCTTGTCGCCGTCGGTGAGGGCCGCAAGGACGAGCGCACCGGCCGGATGTCCGGTCGGGCCCGCGACGGCCGCCTGGTGCATTTCGACGTGGGGTCACTGGCGGGTGCGATCCGCCCGGGTGACCTCGTTGGGACCACGGTCACCTACGCTGCTCCGCACCATCTGAACGCCGACGGTCAACCCCTGTCGCACCGGCGGACCAGGGCCGGTGACGCGGTCGAGGCCGGACGGGTGCCGCGTACCGGCGGGGTGCCGCTGGGGCTGCCCACGGTGGGCGTGCCGCCGGCCGCGCCGCCGGCCGAGTCGGCCTGCGTACGCTGA
- a CDS encoding amino acid ABC transporter permease gives MSTSNVLYDHPGPRAKVRNAVLSVVFGVGLLALLYWIYTRFDQANQWEPRLWEPFTQSTTWTQFILPGLWATLKAAGVGMALSLAFGVVFAFGRLSDHLWISVPTGMVVEFFRAVPLLLMIFFIFYGVPFLIQGPVTAFWAVVIGLTLYNGSVLAEAFRAGIRAVPGGQSEAAYAIGMRKSQVMRMILLPQAARAMLPIIVSQLVVLLKDTALGYIVAYPELLQRGVNDLAANYGNIIACAIVAAVIYIVINSLLTWFAGWLDRRTGARAFRLPRQTAPAGAADSTPEGGATVSEPQG, from the coding sequence ATGAGCACCAGCAACGTCCTCTACGACCACCCGGGCCCCCGGGCCAAGGTACGCAACGCGGTGCTCAGCGTCGTCTTCGGCGTCGGGCTGCTCGCCCTGCTCTACTGGATCTACACCCGGTTCGACCAGGCAAACCAGTGGGAGCCCCGGCTGTGGGAGCCGTTCACCCAGTCGACCACCTGGACCCAGTTCATCCTGCCGGGCCTGTGGGCGACCCTGAAGGCGGCCGGCGTCGGCATGGCGCTGTCGCTCGCCTTCGGCGTCGTCTTCGCCTTCGGCCGGCTCTCCGACCACCTGTGGATCAGCGTGCCGACCGGCATGGTGGTGGAGTTCTTCCGCGCCGTACCGCTGCTGTTGATGATCTTCTTCATCTTCTACGGCGTGCCGTTCCTCATCCAGGGACCGGTGACCGCCTTCTGGGCCGTGGTCATCGGGCTGACCCTCTACAACGGGTCGGTGCTGGCCGAGGCGTTCCGGGCCGGCATCCGGGCGGTGCCCGGCGGGCAGTCCGAGGCGGCGTACGCGATCGGCATGCGCAAGAGCCAGGTGATGCGGATGATCCTGCTGCCGCAGGCGGCCCGCGCGATGCTGCCGATCATCGTCAGCCAACTCGTGGTGCTGCTCAAGGACACCGCGCTCGGCTACATCGTGGCCTACCCGGAGCTGCTCCAGCGCGGTGTCAACGACCTCGCCGCCAACTACGGCAACATCATCGCCTGCGCGATCGTCGCCGCCGTCATCTACATCGTGATCAACTCACTGCTCACCTGGTTCGCCGGCTGGCTGGACCGGCGCACCGGCGCCCGGGCCTTCCGGCTACCGAGGCAGACCGCGCCGGCCGGAGCTGCCGACTCCACCCCCGAGGGCGGCGCCACCGTCTCCGAGCCGCAGGGCTGA
- a CDS encoding glutamate ABC transporter substrate-binding protein yields MRMKRMAAVAAVAGLAVAMTACGGDSDEGGSGTGAGGIVGKAESQNKLVIGVKADQPGLGLQTGSQYEGFDVEIAKIIAKGLGVEESGIEWKTTVSANREPFIEQGTVDLVVATYTINDERKQKVNFAGPYYVAGQDLLVKTDSTLTGPDQLAGKTVCSVTGSTPAKRITENYPDARLEQFDAYSKCLPLLENGQVDAVTTDDIILAGYAAQDQYAGKFKVVGQTFSDEPYGIGLKKDDTDGCEKVNEILKAAAEDGSYKAAWDATLGKSGTPAPELDTTKMTHCGAV; encoded by the coding sequence ATGCGAATGAAGCGGATGGCGGCGGTCGCCGCCGTTGCCGGCCTCGCGGTCGCGATGACCGCCTGCGGCGGGGACAGCGACGAGGGCGGCTCCGGCACGGGCGCCGGTGGCATCGTCGGCAAGGCCGAGAGCCAGAACAAGCTGGTCATCGGCGTCAAGGCCGACCAGCCCGGCCTCGGTCTGCAGACCGGCAGCCAGTACGAGGGCTTCGACGTGGAGATCGCGAAGATCATCGCGAAGGGCCTCGGCGTCGAGGAGAGCGGCATCGAGTGGAAGACCACCGTGTCGGCCAACCGGGAGCCCTTCATCGAGCAGGGCACCGTCGACCTGGTGGTCGCCACCTACACCATCAACGACGAGCGCAAGCAGAAGGTCAACTTCGCCGGTCCGTACTACGTCGCCGGCCAGGACCTGCTGGTCAAGACGGACTCCACGCTCACCGGCCCGGACCAGCTGGCCGGTAAGACGGTCTGCTCGGTCACCGGCTCCACCCCGGCCAAGCGGATCACCGAGAACTACCCCGACGCTCGGCTCGAGCAGTTCGACGCGTACTCCAAGTGCCTGCCGCTGCTGGAGAACGGTCAGGTCGACGCGGTGACCACCGACGACATCATCCTCGCCGGCTACGCCGCGCAGGACCAGTACGCCGGCAAGTTCAAGGTGGTCGGCCAGACCTTCTCCGACGAGCCCTACGGCATCGGCCTGAAGAAGGACGACACCGACGGCTGCGAGAAGGTCAACGAGATCCTCAAGGCCGCCGCCGAGGACGGCAGCTACAAGGCTGCCTGGGACGCCACCCTGGGCAAGAGCGGCACCCCCGCGCCCGAGCTGGACACCACCAAGATGACCCACTGCGGCGCAGTCTGA
- a CDS encoding amino acid ABC transporter ATP-binding protein, with the protein MATGEPLIVLDSVNKWFGPLHVLDDVSLSVGRGEVVVVIGPSGSGKSTLCRTINRLEPINSGTITFDGQALPAEGRALARLRSEVGMVFQSFNLFAHKTILENVTLGPIKVRKEKPAAARERGLALLDRVGIANQADKYPAQLSGGQQQRAAIARALAMQPKAMLFDEPTSALDPEMVGEVLDVMTSLARDGMTMVVVTHEMGFARHAANRVIFMADGKLVEDAAPTEFFANPRSERAKDFLSKILTH; encoded by the coding sequence GTGGCGACGGGCGAACCGCTCATCGTGCTGGACTCGGTCAACAAATGGTTCGGGCCGTTGCACGTACTCGACGACGTCTCGCTGTCGGTGGGCCGGGGTGAGGTGGTCGTGGTGATCGGCCCGTCCGGCTCCGGCAAGTCGACCCTGTGCCGCACCATCAACCGGCTTGAGCCGATCAACTCCGGCACCATCACCTTCGACGGGCAGGCGCTGCCGGCCGAGGGCAGGGCCCTGGCCAGGCTGCGCAGCGAGGTCGGCATGGTGTTCCAGTCGTTCAACCTCTTCGCGCACAAGACGATCCTGGAAAACGTCACCCTCGGCCCGATCAAGGTCCGCAAGGAGAAGCCGGCGGCGGCCCGCGAGCGGGGTCTCGCCCTGCTCGACCGGGTCGGCATCGCCAACCAGGCCGACAAGTACCCGGCCCAGCTCTCCGGCGGCCAGCAGCAGCGCGCCGCGATCGCCCGCGCGCTGGCCATGCAGCCCAAGGCGATGCTCTTCGACGAGCCCACAAGCGCGCTGGACCCGGAGATGGTCGGCGAGGTGCTGGACGTGATGACCTCGCTGGCCCGCGACGGCATGACCATGGTCGTGGTCACCCACGAGATGGGCTTCGCCCGGCACGCGGCCAACCGGGTCATCTTCATGGCCGACGGCAAGCTCGTCGAGGATGCCGCTCCCACGGAGTTCTTCGCGAACCCGCGCAGCGAGCGCGCCAAGGACTTCCTCTCCAAGATCCTCACCCACTAG